The Pirellulales bacterium DNA window CGGCACGATCATCGCGCCATTTTCGAAGATGTTGCCGCCGTCGTAGATGCCGACGATGCGGAAGCGCTCGTTCTCGTAGATTTCGATTTCGTCGCCGACGGATTTGCCCAGGTTCGCCGCTAAGATGCGGCCCAACAGCGCGACCTTTTTGTCCTCGGGACCAAAGCCCGTTCCGGCCGAAAGCGTACGCCCGCGGTCCAGGGCACCGGTCGGCTCGAGCCCCTGCACGACGACGCCCACGGGGCCCAATTCTTCGAGCGAGACGACGTCCAAGAGCACCGGTTCGACGGCCGTGACGTGGGGAATCGTGGCGATCTTTGCGCCGATCCCTTGGTCCAACTCGCTGGTCATGCGATCGGCGGAGCGGCCGCGCACCACCACGACGTCGACGCCGTGCGCCTGGTACATGTCGAGGAAGGATCGTTTGAAACCGTCGGCGATGCCGACCAGCGCCACCACGGCAGCCACGGCGACGGCCATGCCCGTGACCGTCAGGGCCGAGCGGATGCGTCGACGTGCGATGTTCTTGTAGACGAGGCTGATCAATCGCATCGGCGGGGGCCAATCAAGGCGATAGAAGTTCCGCAGTTACCGCAGACTATCTCTCTGGCAAGATCGGACGCGAATCGCGGCCGATGCAGCAAATGCACCGGAGAACCAGCTGATTTTCGAATGCGCTCGGTGACGCTGATGTTCCTACGGGTTTTAGCGGCGAGCAGGCAAAGCGACGGTGTGTCCTCGCCCGTATAAACAGCAAATCCGGCACCGTGCGCGGGCGCAGTGCCCAGGAAATGGGGCCGGAATCACGCGCCCGGCGGCAGACTCGCGGGCGGACGGCAAGACCTTCGGGATAGAACTTACCAAGGGCCGAAGTGGTCAATTGCCGGCCAAGCAGCGCGCGGCGCAGCCACTAACGCCCCGTCAGGCGTTCCATCGTAGGCTCTGGCTGCCAAAGGTAGAGAAACGTCGGCAGTCGGGCGCGCTCCAGGCCGGGCATGCTGATCGGCAGGAAGCTGCTTTGAATCGGCACGTTTGCCGTGACGTCGTAGGGGGTCCGTGCGCCATCATTGGGGCGATGCAGGAGGACGAGCGCCGCGCCGGGCGCGCCTCCCATTTGCCCCGCCATTTCCGCGGCCTGATCGAGATAGCCGATCGTGTCGACCAGGCCCGCCGTAAGCGCTTGCTGCGCCGTGAAAACGCGGCCGTCAAAGAGATCGGGCGAGGCATGGGCCAGTTGCGGGCGCCGCTCGATAACGATCTTCCGAAATCGTTCGTGGAACTCGTTCGCCATGCGTTGCAGAATGGCGCGGGCCTCTTCGCTTTGCGGCTTGATCGGCGTGCCCAGGTCGACATTCTCGCCCGCTTTGATCGGCGTGCCCACGACGTTGAATTGCCCCATGGCATCTTCGAGGTTGTACAGGTTCAAAATCACGCCGATGCCGCCGGTGACCGTCGTAGGATGCGCCACCACATGATCGGCGGCCGTCGACAGGTAATACGCCCCGCCGGCGCCCACGTCCATCAGGCAGGCAATCACCGGCAGGTGCGTGCGGGCTTTAAATTCCTGCAGGTCGTGCCACATTACGTCCGAGGCCGTGACGCCGCCGCCGGGGCTATTGATGCGCAGAACCAGCCCTGCGTAGCAGCCCGAACTCGCCACGCGATCGAGCTTCTCACGAAACAGTGCGACGGGATTTTCTCCGTCGCTTAGGAGCCCTGTCATCGGCTGATTTACGAGCAGACCGTCGACATCGATCAGCGCGATCTGCCGATCGACGCCCGGAGCGCCGCGCGTGACGGGAATCACGGCCAGCCGTTGCATGGCGCGCAAGCTGGGCGTATCCATCGTGACGCGATTGTTCGTCACGATCTGCACCGGGTGCTTGCAACCGGCGGTCCAGTAAAGAAGTGCCAGGCAAATCGCCCAGCCGACGCGCCGCCTGTCCATCCGATAACCATCCCTGGCCGAAGAGATTGGCGGCGGATTCCTTTCCGCAGCGCACAATGACCCACTGCTGGTATCGGTAGCGCGGAACATCACACAATAGCGGGCCACGAGGCGCAAACCTGCTGCGACCGGTCGCCAGGCCGGTTTCGCCGAGAATGTGCTAATCTGTATCGATCGCGCCTATTATGCGGACAAGCGACAAATTGCTGGATCACGGAAAGTGCCGGCTGGAATCCGGGATGGGAATCTCTCGATGATCGATCCCTACCAGCGGCCGCACGATCACCCGTCGCTCGCAGTCGGTGTCGCGCACGTGTGGCGAGCGGCCATCGATCCGGCGCCAGCAGACTTTGCTGCGCTCTCGGCAACACTTTCGGCTGACGAGCGTGCCCGCGCGGCCCGTTTTCATTTTGACCGCGACCGAAATAAGTACGTCGCGGCCCGCGGCATTCTGCGGCGGCTGTTAGCGCGGTACACGGGCAACGATGCGGCCGGACTATTGTTTCGTTACGGTCCGCGCGGCAAGCCCGAGCTTGATGGTGGTGGCGTCGCACAGGCGGTGCAGTTCAATGTCTCACACCGCGGCGGCTTTGCGCTGTACGCGTTTGTGATGGCGCGCGAGGTCGGCGTTGATGTCGAGTTCGTTCGCGAAGTGTCCGAGGCCCGAGCGATTGCCCGGAACCATTTCACGCCGGCCGAGATTCGACTGCTGGAATCGGCGGCGGACGAACGAGCTGCGCAGGAGCGCTTCTTTCGCTTGTGGACGCGCAAGGAAGCGGTGATCAAGGCGGTCGGTACGGGGTTGTCGATGCCGCTGGATGAATTCGACGTGAGCTCCGAGCAATCGGATTCTGCGCCCGACAATAGCTGGCGCAGTATCCCTGTCCCGGCCCGCCCGGAAACCGCGTGGGCGGTATGCGATATACCGGTGGTGGACGGTTATCGCGGTGCGCTGTGCATCGCGGGCGAGTCGGTTGAGATACGCTTCTTTTCGGTGTAGTCGACATTCTTTGAAGCCCTCACCCGGCCCTATCCCTGACAGGGAGAGGGTTTTTTGGCCGGGCGCGAATTATTCAATGAGTGGAATTATTCAACGCGCAAAACGTAGTTCGCGTTGCCGGCGGAATGAAGCGTGGCTGGAGGCGCGGTACGAACGGAACTGGCGACCGAAGAGACGGATGGCGCGCTTGCGCGGTGATGAATGCAGGCGGGGGCCCGCCGCTCTCATCCCTGCTAGCCGAAAGGGCCGCGTGGTGGAGCGATCGAGGTGCACGAACGGCTCGCCCGGCAGTGCGGAACGTAGTCCCCAATTTTACCGGCCGAGCTGGCCTGATTTCGAGAGGCGACTACGAAATAGCGCTCGTGTTGTTGCGCCCCGTCAGCGATTCACGGTCTGCCTGGGTTTTCAGGGCGTGGAACGTCATGCAACGGAATACGGGGGGGGCACGGGCGCGAGTTTTGACCCCGCAGGGTCCTGGTCATGTGGCCGTCGACGCAAACCCACGGTGATCGTCCGGCAAGGCAATCGTAATCCCCGGAAGGGGCGACATGGCGCATGCCCCGGCGATCAACGTCGCCCCTGCGGGGCTCGAATTCGTTCCATAGCTGTGCCGCCTGAGGGCACTCGCAGACCCATTCTGTCGATCAGCTCTTTGCGGCCGGCTCGGGGGTGTTGAAGTCGACCTTCGGCGCTTCCTTGGCTTCTTCGGGCGGTTTGAAGTATTCGGCGTTCTTCACGCCGGCCAGCATCGCGTACAAGTTGCTGGGAAAGCGGCGGACGAAGACGTTCATCGTTTCGACCGATTCGTTGTAGCGCTTGCGCTCGACGGCCAGCCGGTTCTCGGTGCCCGCCAGTTCGTCCTGTAACTTCAAGAATGATTCGTTGGATTTGAGCTCGGGATATTTTTCTTGCAGGAACAAGAGACGCGACAAGGCCCGTTCGACGCCGTTGGCCGCTTCGGCTTTCTCGGCGACGGTGCCGGAATCCTTGGCCTGAAAGTATGCCTTGCGCGCGTCGGCGATGCCGAGGAAGATCTTTTGCTCCTGCGCGGCGATCCCTTTCACCGTCTCGACCAGGTTGGGAATCAGGTCGTAGCGGCGCTGCAATTGATTCTCGACCTGGGCCCAATGCTGCTTCACGCTCTCGTCGAGGGTCATCGCCTCGTTATAGCCCTGGTAGGCGCAGCCGCCGACGGCCAGGGCCACGATCAAAAGTCCCAGAGCTGCCATGGGTAGGATCTTCATCGGAATTCCTCGAGCGTGAGTGCGGGATGCGTCGTGCTGTTGAATTCTAATACTTACTCGGCGAATAAGCAGCAGTCGCAATTCTCATTCACGGCCTTTCCCTCTGAAAATGGGGGGCTGTGCAGCCGGGACGGCCGCACCACAACTTTTGTCGCATCGGCATTTTGTGGTGCAGGCGTCTCGCCTGCATCGGTACGCAGCATGAAAAACTGAACCGCCAAGCCGTTTCCTCGACGTGTCTGGATGGGAAACCGCCCGGCGCTGGGGTCGGAGAATTCTGCAGGGATTTTGCTTGCGGGCTGTCGTTGTATCTGTTAAATCTAGTCAACTAGATGATAGATGCCGACCGGCCGCCCTCGCGCGGCCGCTCCGCCTAACGGATGTAACCGGCTTTCGCCCGGCAGGAGGAACGAATGACCGTCCGGCTCGGTCGCGTGCAACTGCGGATCATGCAGGTGCTCTGGCAACGGCGGCGCGTCACCGCCAAGGAAATCACGGACGCACTCAACGCCGATGAGCCAATCGCTCACAGCACCGTGCAAACGCTGCTGCGCGGCCTGGAAGTGAAACAGGCCGTGGGGCATGACGTCGAGGGGCGGACCTTCGTCTTTTTTCCCTTGGTGCGCGAAGGGCAGGTGGCCCGCAGCGTGACGCGCGAGCTGGTCGACCGTGTTTTTGGCGGCAGCGTCAGCGACATGGTGGCCTACTTGCTGAAAAACGAAAAAGTGTCTCCCGAAGAGCTCAAAGAGATTCGCCGTCTGGTCAACGAACAGTCACGCAAATAAGAGGCCTCTGCGATGACGCTGTCGCCCACTTGGATCGGCTTGTTCGAATGGTCGGCCACGATCTGCGAGCTGGCAGGCCACTGGTTCGTGCAATCGACGCTGTTGATCGCGGCCGGACTGCTGGCCGGCAGGTTGTTTGCCAACCGTGGCCCGGCGTTTGCGTCGGCCATTTATCGCACGACGCTCGTCGCGGCATTTTTGTGCCCGATCGTCACCTGGTGTCTCGCGCAATTCGGTATGACGCTCGGCATCACGGCTTTGCCCGAGCTGCGCGTGGCGGCGGTGGAACTGGTGGCGGTGACGCGCATGGTCGAGGCGCCCGCCGCGGCGCCCCCGGTGAGAACCACGCCTTCGGCTCCGCGGGAACCGGCCATTGCACCATTGCACGGGAACGATGTGGCGTCCTCTGCGCCCGACGCGATGATGTCTGCAAGAGGAGGTATGCCCGCCCCCGAGCGCATGCCGGAGGCACCGGTGATGGCGGCAGTTGCACAAGGGCCGGAAGCTGGGGCGCCGGAACCTGCGGCGGCGGAAACCGCGGCTGCGCCAGAGCCGTTCGCCAGCGCCGCACCCACGGTGGAGCTTGTCGAAGTCGTCGAGATGGTGCCGACCACCGTGCTGCGCCCGTGGACAGCGTTGCTCGTCGGTTTCCTGGCCGTTTCGTGGTTGATGATCACCGCGCTATTTCTGCTGCGGGTGGTATTTGCGCATATTCATTTGCTGAGCTTGCGCCGCGCCGCGCATCCGGCGCCGGCCGAGCAGCAGCAGATTTGCTGGCAAGTGGCCGAGAAATTGGGGGTGTGGCCGCCCGTCGTGCTCACGAGCCCGTTTGTCGCGGGGCCATGCCTGGCAGGTGTGATCCGCCCGGCGATTCTGCTGCCGGATGAGCTGCCGGAGCTGCCGCTGGCGACGGTCTTCGTCCACGAGCTCGCGCACTTGCGGCGGCGCGATTGCCTGTGGAATGTCGTGCGGCAAGTGGTTTGCGCGGTCCTCTTCTTTCAGCCGCTGGCGTGGCGCTTGTCGCGCCGGCTGGAAGTGTCGGCCGAAGAGGTGTGCGACGATCACGTCGTCGAGCACGGGGCCGATCGCGGGACGTATGCCGACATCCTGGTCAGCCTGGCCGAGC harbors:
- a CDS encoding BlaI/MecI/CopY family transcriptional regulator, whose amino-acid sequence is MTVRLGRVQLRIMQVLWQRRRVTAKEITDALNADEPIAHSTVQTLLRGLEVKQAVGHDVEGRTFVFFPLVREGQVARSVTRELVDRVFGGSVSDMVAYLLKNEKVSPEELKEIRRLVNEQSRK
- a CDS encoding S49 family peptidase, which encodes MDRRRVGWAICLALLYWTAGCKHPVQIVTNNRVTMDTPSLRAMQRLAVIPVTRGAPGVDRQIALIDVDGLLVNQPMTGLLSDGENPVALFREKLDRVASSGCYAGLVLRINSPGGGVTASDVMWHDLQEFKARTHLPVIACLMDVGAGGAYYLSTAADHVVAHPTTVTGGIGVILNLYNLEDAMGQFNVVGTPIKAGENVDLGTPIKPQSEEARAILQRMANEFHERFRKIVIERRPQLAHASPDLFDGRVFTAQQALTAGLVDTIGYLDQAAEMAGQMGGAPGAALVLLHRPNDGARTPYDVTANVPIQSSFLPISMPGLERARLPTFLYLWQPEPTMERLTGR
- a CDS encoding LemA family protein, giving the protein MKILPMAALGLLIVALAVGGCAYQGYNEAMTLDESVKQHWAQVENQLQRRYDLIPNLVETVKGIAAQEQKIFLGIADARKAYFQAKDSGTVAEKAEAANGVERALSRLLFLQEKYPELKSNESFLKLQDELAGTENRLAVERKRYNESVETMNVFVRRFPSNLYAMLAGVKNAEYFKPPEEAKEAPKVDFNTPEPAAKS
- a CDS encoding 4'-phosphopantetheinyl transferase superfamily protein, whose amino-acid sequence is MIDPYQRPHDHPSLAVGVAHVWRAAIDPAPADFAALSATLSADERARAARFHFDRDRNKYVAARGILRRLLARYTGNDAAGLLFRYGPRGKPELDGGGVAQAVQFNVSHRGGFALYAFVMAREVGVDVEFVREVSEARAIARNHFTPAEIRLLESAADERAAQERFFRLWTRKEAVIKAVGTGLSMPLDEFDVSSEQSDSAPDNSWRSIPVPARPETAWAVCDIPVVDGYRGALCIAGESVEIRFFSV